A genomic stretch from Caldicellulosiruptoraceae bacterium PP1 includes:
- a CDS encoding Asp23/Gls24 family envelope stress response protein gives MSENLLNENNGGTVKIADEVVATIAGIAASEVKGVAGMVGTITGNITEAFGKKSLTKGVKVQIGENEVAIDIYITVEYGVIIPEVCSEIQDKVKNSVESMTGLSVVEVNVHVQGIKFEKDVKTEEQE, from the coding sequence ATGTCAGAAAACCTATTAAATGAAAATAATGGTGGGACAGTTAAAATAGCTGATGAAGTAGTTGCTACAATTGCTGGAATTGCAGCATCTGAAGTAAAAGGCGTTGCGGGAATGGTTGGAACCATTACAGGTAACATTACAGAAGCATTTGGCAAGAAGAGTCTTACAAAAGGTGTAAAAGTTCAAATAGGGGAAAATGAAGTAGCTATTGATATCTACATAACTGTAGAATACGGAGTAATTATCCCTGAAGTATGTTCAGAAATACAAGATAAAGTTAAGAATTCAGTTGAAAGCATGACAGGTTTAAGTGTAGTTGAAGTTAATGTTCATGTTCAAGGTATAAAATTTGAGAAGGATGTAAAAACAGAAGAACAAGAGTAA
- a CDS encoding DUF2273 domain-containing protein produces MNMNEFLNIIKENLGKIAGAIVGLIVGIFFLTIGFIKTIFLLLCVFIGIFIGGRYYNKKKLIDFLDKHLPW; encoded by the coding sequence ATGAATATGAACGAATTTTTGAATATAATTAAAGAAAATTTAGGTAAAATAGCTGGTGCAATTGTTGGATTGATTGTAGGTATTTTCTTTTTAACAATTGGCTTTATTAAAACTATTTTTTTATTATTATGTGTTTTTATTGGTATATTTATAGGAGGCAGATATTATAATAAGAAAAAGCTTATTGATTTTTTAGACAAGCATCTGCCATGGTAA
- the amaP gene encoding alkaline shock response membrane anchor protein AmaP, with the protein MKLVERIILSLYTILVLVFSLVLFLLPFNLIDFSIIDNIITRYINNPVYSIIPLAFLALSIYILTIGIKKRKIRLGIIHVNDKGQLIISPKTFESSAYYVLKKYSSVKDAIVETSFNEEGIEFTIDASIMNETNIPELTNDIQNNLKNYIENITGVKVTMVNLHIKDVYIPQPNTLRVR; encoded by the coding sequence ATGAAATTAGTAGAAAGAATTATTCTTTCATTATATACTATTTTAGTTTTAGTATTTTCTTTAGTTCTATTTTTATTACCATTTAATTTGATTGACTTTTCAATTATTGATAATATAATAACTAGGTATATAAATAATCCTGTATATTCAATTATTCCATTAGCATTTCTTGCACTTAGTATATATATTTTAACAATTGGTATAAAAAAGAGAAAAATTAGACTTGGAATAATTCATGTAAATGATAAAGGACAGCTTATTATTTCACCAAAAACATTTGAAAGTTCAGCTTATTATGTGTTAAAAAAATACTCATCTGTAAAAGATGCTATAGTTGAGACTTCTTTCAATGAAGAGGGTATCGAATTTACAATAGATGCTAGTATTATGAATGAAACAAATATCCCAGAATTAACTAATGACATTCAGAATAACTTAAAGAATTATATTGAGAATATTACTGGTGTAAAGGTAACTATGGTTAATCTTCATATTAAAGATGTTTATATACCACAACCAAATACTTTGCGTGTAAGGTAG
- a CDS encoding SpoIIIAH-like family protein, with protein MKYKRIFIKVYNKNQLILIFLVIFLLISGILTSRNFNKKDNGPQVLEVSNQNLTLTKNTSIDDLKLKREIERGKEVDLLIELLKKADNSNKSLIDQKISNIIDLSNKEMIAESLLQSKGYTNCAVYKNNDLVFVVVDKKLSKNDIIIIQNIITNNFKIKFNQIRINSLKD; from the coding sequence ATGAAATATAAAAGAATATTTATCAAAGTATATAACAAAAATCAATTAATACTTATTTTTTTAGTTATATTTCTTCTTATTAGTGGTATTTTAACTTCAAGAAACTTTAATAAAAAGGATAATGGTCCACAAGTTTTGGAGGTTTCAAATCAAAATTTAACTCTTACAAAAAATACAAGTATAGATGATTTAAAGCTTAAAAGGGAGATTGAAAGAGGTAAAGAGGTTGATTTACTTATTGAATTATTAAAAAAAGCAGATAATTCCAATAAATCATTGATAGATCAAAAAATATCTAATATAATTGATTTAAGTAATAAAGAGATGATTGCAGAAAGTTTGTTACAATCTAAAGGTTATACAAATTGTGCAGTATATAAAAATAATGATTTGGTTTTTGTTGTTGTAGATAAAAAATTATCAAAAAACGATATTATAATAATCCAAAATATTATAACAAATAATTTCAAAATAAAATTTAATCAAATTAGAATAAATAGCCTTAAAGATTGA